From the Microscilla marina ATCC 23134 genome, one window contains:
- a CDS encoding SpoIIE family protein phosphatase yields MMKYFLLASILFVSTIAPLWAQIPYVTKHLPKHYGGGGQSWRATQGKQGLIYIADNVGVLQYDGVQWHKFSLNINEQATAVRSHNDTLFVGTHNGIGYLGYDSTRKNRRYVSLMHLIPPKQRKNGRVDDILPLDKGVAFMNSRGFVWVYQQGKCTYVNYQDLAMYDQGQPTLLAKSPKRWLYFNQHLYVVVGQSLFVWNGAKFTKTDELQGFKYLANIAIIKNYRKDTLLAYDHKIRQMRWLYLQKGKFKATKVFQTQLDTMFAKKHLKDRHFKVLESGMIALSDYHNLRVLDKNGQIQRMIKARQDIPTISIYSFMEDKQGNLWTMGEQGIGQVHNQSPCSFWDTRHGVSSETTFSVIYDHQTLYVGTSKKLLHLNKQGYFEKIKEVADRRGWVSGFLKHQGQLYAVGLEDVYEVHNGQVKPLVKQFQATTLTAFKSDSSKLLLGTYQQGLFLMTHKQERWTKQKVKGYKISPRIYTIKEGKDESLWTVDTRFGVFRVWLNAAKDSVIKQVHYTTQDGLPSNALNFVFQLRNGQLVFGTSSGIYAFDQAKEYFYPHPVLNPYVKGKQVYHLYETQQGHIFVQMEDESTIELVMLKMTENKGYAFVKKTFMDVQISSDKEYLTIAEKDGQYVINKGTSLVVYNASWPTQQALAYPAIIRKVTINNDSLLFNENNLRAVSLHYEFNTLRFDYVALFYAYSHKNQYQFRLKGFQDKWSSWSRERHANFTNLPEGKYLFEVRAKNVYGDLSQTARFSFQIEPPWYRTWWAYVLYVSSTILLMLVVLRLNSRRLIKQKERLEHKVQERTIALRQKQEKVSQQNEELQQQQEEISMQNKELQQQQEEITAQRDAIEQKNIQVRKSIEAAKLIQDAILPFEDRMQEIFQHYFVLFRPRDIVSGDFYWVDRTKDGRDIRLVAAVDCTGHGVPGAFMSMMGYALLNEIVHQKNITRPASILECLRTNLKHALKREKTGNQSGMDLGLCSIQYLPNDTVEVAFAGAKCPMYYFRKASQELCELKGSRISIGIRRRKPRNFEEHSLILQPGDLIFLSTDGYCDQNNAARKRLGSQCFQELLASQAHQPLPQQKKALEHALETYTTGTEQRDDILVIGVRL; encoded by the coding sequence ATGATGAAATACTTCTTACTGGCAAGCATTTTATTTGTGAGCACTATTGCCCCCCTTTGGGCACAAATCCCTTATGTGACCAAACACTTACCCAAACATTATGGAGGAGGAGGTCAAAGCTGGAGAGCAACACAAGGTAAGCAAGGGCTGATATACATAGCCGACAATGTAGGTGTATTGCAATATGATGGGGTACAATGGCATAAGTTCTCCTTAAATATTAATGAGCAGGCTACTGCGGTTAGGTCTCATAATGATACTCTTTTTGTGGGAACACACAACGGTATTGGTTATTTGGGGTATGATTCTACCCGGAAAAACCGTCGATATGTATCGCTGATGCATTTGATCCCACCCAAACAAAGAAAAAATGGAAGGGTTGACGATATTTTACCCTTAGACAAAGGAGTCGCTTTTATGAATTCACGTGGGTTTGTTTGGGTTTATCAACAGGGTAAATGCACTTATGTGAACTATCAGGACTTGGCTATGTATGATCAAGGGCAACCTACACTGCTTGCCAAAAGTCCTAAGCGCTGGTTATACTTTAACCAACATTTATATGTAGTAGTTGGACAGTCCTTGTTTGTGTGGAATGGAGCCAAGTTCACGAAGACTGACGAATTGCAAGGTTTTAAGTATCTTGCAAACATCGCAATCATAAAAAATTATAGGAAAGATACCTTATTAGCTTACGATCATAAAATCAGGCAGATGCGCTGGCTCTATTTGCAAAAAGGGAAGTTTAAGGCAACAAAAGTATTTCAGACTCAACTGGACACGATGTTTGCCAAAAAACACCTCAAGGATAGGCATTTTAAGGTGTTAGAAAGTGGAATGATTGCCTTATCAGACTATCATAACCTTCGAGTATTGGATAAAAATGGTCAAATACAACGTATGATCAAAGCCCGCCAAGACATCCCTACTATTTCTATTTATAGTTTTATGGAAGACAAACAAGGTAACTTGTGGACCATGGGTGAACAGGGCATTGGGCAAGTGCATAACCAGAGCCCATGTTCGTTTTGGGATACAAGGCATGGAGTTTCTTCTGAGACTACCTTTAGTGTAATATATGACCACCAAACTCTTTATGTCGGAACCAGCAAGAAGCTTTTACATTTAAACAAACAAGGGTATTTTGAAAAAATAAAAGAGGTGGCTGATAGACGGGGGTGGGTTTCAGGTTTTTTGAAACATCAGGGGCAATTGTATGCCGTAGGACTAGAAGATGTTTATGAAGTACATAACGGACAAGTTAAGCCACTAGTCAAGCAATTTCAAGCCACCACATTGACTGCCTTTAAAAGTGACTCTTCTAAACTATTATTAGGCACCTATCAGCAAGGATTGTTTTTGATGACTCACAAACAGGAACGGTGGACAAAACAAAAGGTGAAAGGCTATAAAATATCGCCAAGAATATACACCATTAAAGAAGGCAAAGATGAAAGCCTGTGGACAGTCGATACGCGTTTTGGTGTGTTTAGGGTATGGCTCAATGCTGCCAAAGACAGTGTAATCAAACAAGTACATTATACCACTCAAGACGGGTTGCCTTCCAATGCGCTCAATTTTGTTTTTCAACTTAGAAATGGTCAGTTGGTTTTTGGTACAAGCAGTGGCATATATGCCTTTGATCAGGCAAAAGAGTATTTTTACCCTCACCCTGTATTGAACCCTTACGTAAAAGGCAAACAGGTATATCACCTCTATGAAACCCAACAAGGGCATATTTTTGTACAGATGGAAGACGAAAGTACGATTGAACTGGTGATGTTAAAAATGACTGAAAACAAGGGATATGCTTTCGTTAAAAAAACATTTATGGATGTTCAAATCTCCTCTGATAAAGAATATTTAACTATTGCAGAAAAAGATGGACAGTATGTTATAAACAAAGGCACAAGCTTGGTAGTATACAATGCTTCATGGCCCACGCAACAGGCACTTGCCTACCCTGCCATTATTCGCAAAGTAACCATTAATAATGATTCTTTGCTGTTCAATGAAAACAATCTGCGGGCGGTTTCGCTTCATTATGAATTCAATACGCTTCGGTTCGACTATGTGGCGCTGTTTTATGCGTATAGCCATAAAAATCAATACCAGTTTAGACTCAAAGGTTTTCAGGACAAGTGGTCGTCCTGGAGCAGAGAGCGCCATGCCAACTTTACCAACTTACCTGAAGGCAAATACCTGTTTGAAGTAAGGGCTAAAAACGTCTATGGTGACTTAAGCCAAACCGCCCGCTTTAGTTTTCAGATTGAGCCGCCTTGGTACCGTACCTGGTGGGCTTATGTGCTGTATGTGAGTAGTACTATACTATTGATGCTGGTTGTGTTGCGCCTTAACTCCCGGAGGTTGATTAAACAAAAAGAACGGTTGGAGCACAAGGTACAAGAACGTACTATAGCGCTTAGGCAGAAGCAAGAAAAAGTGAGTCAGCAAAATGAAGAACTTCAACAACAGCAAGAAGAAATTTCTATGCAAAACAAAGAACTTCAACAACAGCAAGAGGAGATTACAGCTCAACGTGATGCCATAGAGCAAAAAAATATCCAAGTAAGAAAGAGTATTGAAGCCGCCAAACTTATCCAAGACGCCATATTACCTTTTGAGGACAGAATGCAAGAAATATTTCAGCATTACTTTGTACTTTTCCGCCCTCGCGACATTGTATCAGGTGATTTTTATTGGGTAGACAGAACCAAAGATGGGAGGGATATAAGATTAGTTGCTGCTGTGGATTGTACTGGGCATGGGGTACCAGGGGCTTTTATGAGCATGATGGGCTATGCTTTACTCAATGAAATTGTGCATCAAAAAAACATTACCCGACCTGCTTCAATATTAGAGTGCCTTCGCACCAATTTAAAACACGCGCTGAAGCGAGAAAAAACTGGCAATCAATCAGGAATGGACCTGGGGTTGTGCAGTATTCAATACCTACCCAATGACACTGTCGAGGTGGCGTTTGCGGGTGCCAAGTGTCCTATGTATTACTTTAGGAAAGCGTCTCAAGAACTGTGTGAACTAAAAGGCAGCCGAATATCTATTGGGATACGGCGAAGAAAGCCTCGAAACTTTGAAGAGCACAGCTTGATTTTACAACCAGGCGATTTAATATTTTTAAGTACTGATGGATATTGTGACCAGAACAATGCGGCAAGAAAAAGACTGGGCTCACAGTGTTTTCAAGAATTACTGGCTTCACAGGCACACCAACCACTGCCCCAACAAAAAAAAGCCTTGGAACACGCCCTGGAAACTTATACAACAGGCACAGAGCAACGTGATGATATTTTGGTGATTGGGGTGAGGCTATAG